In the genome of Rutidosis leptorrhynchoides isolate AG116_Rl617_1_P2 unplaced genomic scaffold, CSIRO_AGI_Rlap_v1 contig611, whole genome shotgun sequence, one region contains:
- the LOC139884855 gene encoding MLP-like protein 329, whose protein sequence is MGLFLRRAEMEKWTKSGPIPCQNIAVANLQSIYGRAEFFKERFELDDANMIAKHVGVDGDLFKFFKSFVGTFQFMPKGTGTLAKITIQNEKLSYDSPDDIDNLNFLIQCNRDADEHLAAKAEKEGSLS, encoded by the exons ATGGGGCTGTTTTTAAGAAGGGCGGAAATGGAAAAGTGGACGAAGTCGGGtcctattccttgtcaaaatatagCAGTTGCAAACTTGCAATCGATAT ACGGAAGGGCTGAGTTTTTCAAGGAGAGGTTCGAATTAGACGATGCAAACATGATTGCTAAGCATGTTGGTGTTGATGGTGATCTGTTCAAATTCTTCAAGTCATTTGTTGGAACTTTTCAATTCATGCCAAAGGGGACTGGAACCTTAGCAAAAATTACAATTCAGAATGAGAAGCTGAGCTATGATTCTCCAGATGACATAGATAACCTGAACTTCCTTATCCAGTGCAATAGAGATGCCGATGAACACCTTGCTGCCAAAGCAGAAAAGGAAGGATCACTCTCGTGA